A region of Argentina anserina chromosome 5, drPotAnse1.1, whole genome shotgun sequence DNA encodes the following proteins:
- the LOC126796007 gene encoding AT-rich interactive domain-containing protein 2 has product MAEWSFLTNGSVLDLADVIDANPINGDSLDSVIESVKDDDEGDHKCTDIDTVQDGVECVSDDYKGRLRCTFDQVMSAFLKEIGGRGIVRPVPAVFGDRQNVDLFKLFCVVRDKGGYDLVSKKRLWSFVSKELSLDSGATAACVKLIYFKYLNELEIWFRESCMSRGLGNRKSGKYGTFHLLSLELETEFRGMLLDGTEQKDNGDDLLLLEPSQNGKSECSFSDTKEACAMHSGTGTCNGGKDENVCNDHQYGTLTVPSSVNSKENDRKRKRRESLSGMLNWVIQTARQVGDISNREIPESAKWRTHQGNEFWFHAIKARDALMLRRDINPKTEELLQQKKLRMHPFMYEDYIRAGHHSSERLRCRGRLPHSTKSRSCTCCNSSPPTQSNLSSPPVVLHNGSKGQEPMEVDSASPHPVVVPSDEDESREKYVSVGSLFQADVPEWTGVASESDSKWLGTRVWPLQSEENTSFVETDIIGQGRPDFCGCRLSGSVTCLRFHIAEARIKLRKELSSLFYHWRFDRMDEEISLQWTAEEEKRFKTLVQSKYPLFWNSASKWFPRKTRENLVSYYFNVFLVQRRSYQNRATPKNIDSDDDETDFGSLSEGFGHEAVKVPGSSVIACSQNKQCVDLD; this is encoded by the exons ATGGCAGAATGGTCGTTTTTGACAAATGGGTCTGTGTTAGATTTGGCTGATGTTATTGATGCTAATCCAATTAATGGGGATAGTCTTGATAGTGTTATTGAATCTGtaaaagatgatgatgaaggtgATCATAAGTGTACTGATATTGATACTGTACAAGATGGTGTAGAATGTGTTAGTGATGATTATAAGGGTAGGTTAAGATGTACATTTGATCAGGTTATGTCTGCTTTTCTTAAGGAAATTGGGGGTAGAGGTATTGTTAGGCCTGTGCCTGCAGTTTTTGGAGATAGGCAAAATGTGGATTTGTTCAAATTGTTCTGTGTTGTTAGAGATAAAGGAGGGTATGATTTGGTTTCGAAGAAGAGGCTGTGGTCTTTTGTGTCCAAAGAATTGAGCCTGGATAGTGGAGCAACCGCGGCTTGTGTAAAATTGATCTACTTTAAGTATTTGAATGAGTTGGAAATATGGTTTAGGGAGAGTTGTATGAGTAGGGGCTTGGGGAATAGGAAGTCTGGGAAGTATGGGACTTTTCATTTGTTGTCTTTGGAGCTGGAGACAGAGTTTAGAGGTATGTTGTTGGATGGGACAGAGCAGAAGGACAATGGTGATGACCTGCTTCTTTTGGAGCCTAGCCAAAATGGGAAAAGTGAATGTAGTTTCTCAGATACCAAAGAGGCATGTGCAATGCACTCGGGTACTGGAACTTGCAATGGTGGCAAAGACGAAAATGTTTGTAATGATCATCAATATGGTACTTTAACTGTACCCTCTAGTGTCAATAGTAAAGAAAATGATCGTAAAAGAAAGCGACGAGAATCCTTATCAGGAATGCTGAATTGGGTTATCCAGACAGCAAGACAAGTTGGTGATATTTCAAATAGAGAGATACCAGAGTCAGCTAAGTGGCGGACGCATCAGGGCAATGAGTTCTGGTTCCATGCAATTAAAGCAAGGGATGCATTGATGCTAAGAAGAGATATTAATCCAAAGACTGAAGAGTTACTCCAGCAG AAGAAATTAAGGATGCATCCATTTATGTATGAAGATTATATTCGTGCTGGTCACCATTCCTCAGAGAGGTTAAGATGCCGAGGAAGGCTTCCGCATTCTACTAAATCTCGCTCGTGCACATGTTGCAATTCATCCCCACCAACTCAGAGTAATTTGTCAAGTCCTCCTGTCGTGTTGCATAATGGTTCAAAGGGGCAAGAACCTATGGAAGTTGATTCAGCCTCCCCTCATCCTGTGGTTGTCCCATCTGACGAGGATGAATCCCGTGaaaagtatgtttctgtaggCTCTCTCTTTCAAGCTGATGTTCCTGAATGGACTGGTGTGGCGTCAGAAAGTGATAGTAAATGGCTAGGCACAAGGGTATGGCCCTTGCAGTCTGAAGAAAACACTTCCTTTGTTGAGACGGATATAATTGGCCAGGGAAGACCAGATTTTTGTGGCTGTAGGCTTTCAGGTTCTGTTACATGTCTCAGATTTCACATTGCTGAGGCTAGGATAAAATTGCGGAAAGAACTTAGTTCCTTGTTCTATCATTGGAGGTTTGATCGTATGGATGAGGAAATTTCTCTTCAGTGGACAGCTGAAGAGGAAAAGAGGTTCAAGACCTTGGTTCAGTCAAAGTATCCTTTGTTTTGGAATAGTGCATCCAAGTGGTTTCCTAGAAAAACTAGGGAAAACTTGGTGAGCTATTACTTCAATGTGTTTCTTGTTCAGCGAAGAAGTTATCAGAACCGTGCAACTCCAAAAAATATAGATAGCGATGATGACGAAACAGATTTCGGATCTTTAAGTGAGGGTTTTGGGCATGAGGCAGTCAAAGTTCCAGGCTCCAGTGTTATTGCTTGTTCCCAGAATAAGCAGTGTGTTGATTTGGATTAG
- the LOC126796023 gene encoding ubiquitin-conjugating enzyme E2 5, with amino-acid sequence MSSPCKRREMDLMKLMMSDYKVEMINDGMQEFFVDFNGPKESPYQGGVWRIRVELPDSYPYKSPSIGFVNKIYHPNVDEMSGSVCLDVINQTWSPMFDLVNVFEVFLPQLLLYPNPTDPLNEEAAALMMRDRTAYEQRVKEFCEKYAKPEDIGAAQEEKSSDEELSEDEYASSDDEAVAGKADP; translated from the exons ATGTCGTCGCCGTGCAAACGCCGGGAGATGGATTTGATGAAACT GATGATGAGTGATTACAAGGTGGAGATGATCAATGATGGCATGCAAGAGTTTTTTGTGGATTTCAATGGGCCCAAAGAGA GCCCTTATCAGGGAGGTGTGTGGAGGATACGCGTAGAGCTACCAGATTCTTATCCTTATAAGTCTCCATCTATTGGATTTGTCAACAAAATCTACCACCCTAATGTTGATGAAAT GTCGGGATCAGTTTGTTTAGATGTTATCAACCAGACTTGGAGTCCCATGTTTG ATCTGGTTAATGTGTTTGAAGTCTTTCTTCCACAACTTCTCTTATATCCCAATCCAACGGATCCCTTGAACGAAGAAGCTGCTGCTTTAATGATGCGTGATCGGACTGCTTATGAACAAAGGGTAAAAG AGTTCTGTGAGAAATACGCAAAGCCAGAAGATATAGGAGCTGCTCAAGAAGAGAAATCCAGTGATGAAGAGCTGAGTGAAGATGAATATGCCTCCAGTGATGATGAGGCTGTTGCAGGAAAAGCTGATCCCTAG